A genome region from Gambusia affinis linkage group LG24, SWU_Gaff_1.0, whole genome shotgun sequence includes the following:
- the LOC122827162 gene encoding aryl hydrocarbon receptor-like isoform X1, with amino-acid sequence MLPSTAQYAMKKRKKPVQKTPKPPPPDGAKSNPSKRHRDRLNGELDKLTSLLPFPEEVRARLDKLSVLRLSVGYLKVKSFFNAVMTAGPNGSSWSSERERLFGGNVQSAAPPSLSSSFSTVTTSIDGVSFSEGDLLLQALNGFVLVVTAEGYVFYTSPTIQDFLGFHQSDVVHQSVFELIHADDRALFRRQLHFSFDSDADGSESPSEQNSADISTNVVAYDLQTIPPENSSFLERNFCCRFRCLLDNSSGFLALNFRGRLKFLHGQNRVSENGSLVPPQLALFAIATPLQQPSILEIRTKTLIFQTKHKLDFTPIGIDGRGKIVLGYNEVEISMKGSGYSFIHAADMMYCADKHLRMMRTGETGFTFFRLLAKDRRWVWVQSNARLLYKDGRPEFIVARQRALTNEEGEEQLRLRQLQLPFNFATGEAQLYDLPLSLENLDVPDLCSAPKLRKTEGEPSNSSSLLDCLRSQGRAAYCKHENPNGMSSLSDVAFQDSHATVSIPQELQPEPAAGVPLLRMDPTIQDMVETLEQLFGDADLIEAVDVGPEELQSWENSLMNFTAGSQVFQDDMNDLLSSDILTYVAEQLQIEGGLAFPNPLDKIQNHNPELAGQHDFSWPVQTQNQNQIQNQIQNPIQNQIQIQNQNQNQIQIQIQPAPLSGTAKLSHLDFPPMTSAGFNGLPVPVPSSLQLSSSSNMTFNPSCRQRQVFKSSPTELMDPDQNTGGTVNPVFIFKGSQRGESGPAQNFVEPYAPNISSGADIQLPLSGFQPNPTILNPFRTPEPGPFPDHLDCMFRTAAAPLPNGVHHDQARTDPDSFQMPAKATCRYQPLPAGGAVVAALPSHKEPPLTYQVKSNGRTIQQHILHFSENTQMDNRPIVGKGGFPFTSLPNGKTCLTQNK; translated from the exons GCCCAAGCCACCTCCGCCCGACGGCGCCAAGTCCAACCCGTCCAAACGCCACCGGGACCGCCTCAACGGAGAGCTGGACAAGCTCACCAGCCTGCTGCCGTTCCCGGAGGAGGTGCGGGCGCGACTTGACAAGCTGTCGGTGCTGCGGCTCAGCGTCGGCTACCTCAAGGTCAAGAGCTTCTTTAATG CCGTCATGACAGCCGGCCCGAACGGCTCCAGCTGGAGCAGCGAGCGGGAGCGGCTGTTTGGAGGAAACGTCCAGAGCGCCGCGCCGCCGtcgctctcctcctccttctccacgGTGACCACCTCCATCGACGGAGTCAGCTTCTCTGAGggagacctgctgctgcag GCGCTGAACGGCTTCGTGTTGGTGGTGACGGCTGAAGGTTACGTCTTCTACACGTCGCCCACCATCCAGGACTTCCTGGGCTTCCACCAG TCGGACGTCGTCCATCAGAGCGTGTTTGAGCTGATCCATGCAGACGACCGCGCGCTCTTCAGACGCCAGCTTCACTTCTCCTTCGACTCCGACGCCGATGGATCCGAGAGTCCCA GTGAGCAGAACAGCGCTGACATCAGCACCAACGTGGTGGCCTATGACCTCCAGACCATCCCTCCTGAGAACTCGTCCTTCCTGGAGAGAAACTTCTGCTGTCGTTTCCGCTGCCTCCTGGACAACTCGTCTGGCTTCCTG GCTCTGAACTTCCGCGGCCGGCTCAAGTTCCTCCACGGTCAGAACCGGGTGTCTGAGAACGGGTCGCTGGTTCCGCCTCAGCTGGCTCTGTTCGCCATCGCAACGCCGCTGCAGCAGCCGTCCATCCTGGAGATCCGCACTAAGACGCTCATCTTCCAGACCAAACACAAGCTGGACTTCACGCCCATCGGCATCGATGGCAG AGGGAAGATTGTTCTGGGTTACAACGAGGTGGAGATCAGCATGAAGGGTTCAGGCTACAGCTTCATCCACGCCGCCGACATGATGTACTGCGCCGACAAGCATCTACGAA TGATGAGAACCGGAGAAACCGGCTTCACCTTCTTCAGACTGCTGGCCAAAGATCGGCGCTGGGTCTGGGTCCAGTCCAATGCCCGGCTGCTCTATAAGGACGGGCGGCCAGAGTTCATCGTGGCGCGGCAGCGAGCGTTGAC GAACGAGGAGGGGGAGGAGCAGCTGCGCCTGCGCCAGCTGCAGCTGCCCTTCAACTTCGCCACCGGTGAGGCGCAGCTGTACGATCTGCCGCTGAGCCTGGAGAACCTGGACGTCCCGGACCTCTGCTCCGCGCCCAAACTCCGGAAAACGGAGGGAGAACCCAGCAACTCCAGCTCCCTGCTGGACTGCCTGCGGAGCCAGGGCCGCGCGGCCTACTGCAAGCACGAGAACCCCAATGGCATGAGCTCGCTGAGCGATGTGGCGTTCCAGGACTCGCACGCCACCGTCAGCATCCCCCAAGAGCTGCAGCCGGAGCCGGCGGCCGGCGTGCCGCTGCTGCGCATGGACCCCACCATCCAGGACATGGTGGAGACGCTGGAGCAGCTGTTCGGCGACGCAGACCTGATCGAGGCGGTGGACGTCGGGccggaggagctgcagagctgGGAGAACTCTCTGATGAACTTCACCGCCGGCAGCCAGGTGTTCCAGGACGACATGAACGACCTGCTGAGCAGCGACATCCTGACCTACGTGGCAGAGCAGCTGCAGATTGAGGGCGGCCTGGCCTTCCCCAACCCACTGGACAAGATCCAGAACCACAACCCGGAGCTGGCTGGGCAGCACGACTTCAGCTGGCCCgtccagacccagaaccagaaccagatccagaaccagatccagaacccgatccagaaccagatccagatccagaaccagaaccagaaccagatccagatccagatccagccGGCGCCTCTCTCTGGGACGGCCAAGCTCAGCCACCTGGACTTCCCTCCCATGACTTCTGCTGGGTTCAACGGCCTGCCGGTTCCGGTTCCGTCTTCCCTTCAGCTGAGCAGCTCCTCAAACATGACCTTTAACCCTTCGTGTCGTCAGCGCCAGGTATTTAAAAGCAGCCCTACAGAGTTAATGGACCCGGACCAGAACACGGGCGGAACCGTCAACCCGGTGTTTATCTTTAAAGGCTCCCAGAGGGGCGAGTCCGGCCCAGCCCAGAACTTTGTAGAACCGTACGCCCCAAATATTTCAAGCGGCGCCGACATTCAGCTGCCGCTGTCCGGGTTCCAGCCTAACCCCACCATCCTGAACCCCTTTAGAACCCCTGAGCCTGGCCCGTTCCCCGACCACCTGGACTGCATGTTCAGAACCGCCGCCGCACCGCTGCCCAACGGCGTCCATCACGACCAGGCCAGAACCGACCCGGACTCCTTCCAGATGCCGGCCAAGGCCACCTGCCGCTACCAGCCGCTGCCTGCGGGCGGCGCTGTGGTGGCGGCGCTGCCATCGCATAAAGAGCCGCCGCTGACCTACCAGGTCAAGTCCAACGGTCGGACAATACAGCAACACATTCTACACTTCAGTGAAAACACACAG ATGGACAACCGTCCCATCGTTGGGAAGGGAGGATTCCCCTTCACCTCGCTGCCCAATGGGAAAACCTGCCTGACACAGAACAAATAG
- the LOC122827162 gene encoding aryl hydrocarbon receptor-like isoform X2, whose product MLPSTAQYAMKKRKKPVQKTPKPPPPDGAKSNPSKRHRDRLNGELDKLTSLLPFPEEVRARLDKLSVLRLSVGYLKVKSFFNAVMTAGPNGSSWSSERERLFGGNVQSAAPPSLSSSFSTVTTSIDGVSFSEGDLLLQALNGFVLVVTAEGYVFYTSPTIQDFLGFHQSDVVHQSVFELIHADDRALFRRQLHFSFDSDADGSESPSEQNSADISTNVVAYDLQTIPPENSSFLERNFCCRFRCLLDNSSGFLALNFRGRLKFLHGQNRVSENGSLVPPQLALFAIATPLQQPSILEIRTKTLIFQTKHKLDFTPIGIDGRGKIVLGYNEVEISMKGSGYSFIHAADMMYCADKHLRMMRTGETGFTFFRLLAKDRRWVWVQSNARLLYKDGRPEFIVARQRALTNEEGEEQLRLRQLQLPFNFATGEAQLYDLPLSLENLDVPDLCSAPKLRKTEGEPSNSSSLLDCLRSQGRAAYCKHENPNGMSSLSDVAFQDSHATVSIPQELQPEPAAGVPLLRMDPTIQDMVETLEQLFGDADLIEAVDVGPEELQSWENSLMNFTAGSQVFQDDMNDLLSSDILTYVAEQLQIEGGLAFPNPLDKIQNHNPELAGQHDFSWPVQTQNQNQIQNQIQNPIQNQIQIQNQNQNQIQIQIQPAPLSGTAKLSHLDFPPMTSAGFNGLPVPVPSSLQLSSSSNMTFNPSCRQRQVFKSSPTELMDPDQNTGGTVNPVFIFKGSQRGESGPAQNFVEPYAPNISSGADIQLPLSGFQPNPTILNPFRTPEPGPFPDHLDCMFRTAAAPLPNGVHHDQARTDPDSFQMPAKATCRYQPLPAGGAVVAALPSHKEPPLTYQVKSNDGQPSHRWEGRIPLHLAAQWENLPDTEQIGPLRRLDSNPD is encoded by the exons GCCCAAGCCACCTCCGCCCGACGGCGCCAAGTCCAACCCGTCCAAACGCCACCGGGACCGCCTCAACGGAGAGCTGGACAAGCTCACCAGCCTGCTGCCGTTCCCGGAGGAGGTGCGGGCGCGACTTGACAAGCTGTCGGTGCTGCGGCTCAGCGTCGGCTACCTCAAGGTCAAGAGCTTCTTTAATG CCGTCATGACAGCCGGCCCGAACGGCTCCAGCTGGAGCAGCGAGCGGGAGCGGCTGTTTGGAGGAAACGTCCAGAGCGCCGCGCCGCCGtcgctctcctcctccttctccacgGTGACCACCTCCATCGACGGAGTCAGCTTCTCTGAGggagacctgctgctgcag GCGCTGAACGGCTTCGTGTTGGTGGTGACGGCTGAAGGTTACGTCTTCTACACGTCGCCCACCATCCAGGACTTCCTGGGCTTCCACCAG TCGGACGTCGTCCATCAGAGCGTGTTTGAGCTGATCCATGCAGACGACCGCGCGCTCTTCAGACGCCAGCTTCACTTCTCCTTCGACTCCGACGCCGATGGATCCGAGAGTCCCA GTGAGCAGAACAGCGCTGACATCAGCACCAACGTGGTGGCCTATGACCTCCAGACCATCCCTCCTGAGAACTCGTCCTTCCTGGAGAGAAACTTCTGCTGTCGTTTCCGCTGCCTCCTGGACAACTCGTCTGGCTTCCTG GCTCTGAACTTCCGCGGCCGGCTCAAGTTCCTCCACGGTCAGAACCGGGTGTCTGAGAACGGGTCGCTGGTTCCGCCTCAGCTGGCTCTGTTCGCCATCGCAACGCCGCTGCAGCAGCCGTCCATCCTGGAGATCCGCACTAAGACGCTCATCTTCCAGACCAAACACAAGCTGGACTTCACGCCCATCGGCATCGATGGCAG AGGGAAGATTGTTCTGGGTTACAACGAGGTGGAGATCAGCATGAAGGGTTCAGGCTACAGCTTCATCCACGCCGCCGACATGATGTACTGCGCCGACAAGCATCTACGAA TGATGAGAACCGGAGAAACCGGCTTCACCTTCTTCAGACTGCTGGCCAAAGATCGGCGCTGGGTCTGGGTCCAGTCCAATGCCCGGCTGCTCTATAAGGACGGGCGGCCAGAGTTCATCGTGGCGCGGCAGCGAGCGTTGAC GAACGAGGAGGGGGAGGAGCAGCTGCGCCTGCGCCAGCTGCAGCTGCCCTTCAACTTCGCCACCGGTGAGGCGCAGCTGTACGATCTGCCGCTGAGCCTGGAGAACCTGGACGTCCCGGACCTCTGCTCCGCGCCCAAACTCCGGAAAACGGAGGGAGAACCCAGCAACTCCAGCTCCCTGCTGGACTGCCTGCGGAGCCAGGGCCGCGCGGCCTACTGCAAGCACGAGAACCCCAATGGCATGAGCTCGCTGAGCGATGTGGCGTTCCAGGACTCGCACGCCACCGTCAGCATCCCCCAAGAGCTGCAGCCGGAGCCGGCGGCCGGCGTGCCGCTGCTGCGCATGGACCCCACCATCCAGGACATGGTGGAGACGCTGGAGCAGCTGTTCGGCGACGCAGACCTGATCGAGGCGGTGGACGTCGGGccggaggagctgcagagctgGGAGAACTCTCTGATGAACTTCACCGCCGGCAGCCAGGTGTTCCAGGACGACATGAACGACCTGCTGAGCAGCGACATCCTGACCTACGTGGCAGAGCAGCTGCAGATTGAGGGCGGCCTGGCCTTCCCCAACCCACTGGACAAGATCCAGAACCACAACCCGGAGCTGGCTGGGCAGCACGACTTCAGCTGGCCCgtccagacccagaaccagaaccagatccagaaccagatccagaacccgatccagaaccagatccagatccagaaccagaaccagaaccagatccagatccagatccagccGGCGCCTCTCTCTGGGACGGCCAAGCTCAGCCACCTGGACTTCCCTCCCATGACTTCTGCTGGGTTCAACGGCCTGCCGGTTCCGGTTCCGTCTTCCCTTCAGCTGAGCAGCTCCTCAAACATGACCTTTAACCCTTCGTGTCGTCAGCGCCAGGTATTTAAAAGCAGCCCTACAGAGTTAATGGACCCGGACCAGAACACGGGCGGAACCGTCAACCCGGTGTTTATCTTTAAAGGCTCCCAGAGGGGCGAGTCCGGCCCAGCCCAGAACTTTGTAGAACCGTACGCCCCAAATATTTCAAGCGGCGCCGACATTCAGCTGCCGCTGTCCGGGTTCCAGCCTAACCCCACCATCCTGAACCCCTTTAGAACCCCTGAGCCTGGCCCGTTCCCCGACCACCTGGACTGCATGTTCAGAACCGCCGCCGCACCGCTGCCCAACGGCGTCCATCACGACCAGGCCAGAACCGACCCGGACTCCTTCCAGATGCCGGCCAAGGCCACCTGCCGCTACCAGCCGCTGCCTGCGGGCGGCGCTGTGGTGGCGGCGCTGCCATCGCATAAAGAGCCGCCGCTGACCTACCAGGTCAAGTCCAACG ATGGACAACCGTCCCATCGTTGGGAAGGGAGGATTCCCCTTCACCTCGCTGCCCAATGGGAAAACCTGCCTGACACAGAACAAATAGGACCGCTGAGACGCCTGGACTCCAACCCGGACTGA
- the LOC122827162 gene encoding aryl hydrocarbon receptor-like isoform X3, producing MLPSTAQYAMKKRKKPVQKTPKPPPPDGAKSNPSKRHRDRLNGELDKLTSLLPFPEEVRARLDKLSVLRLSVGYLKVKSFFNAVMTAGPNGSSWSSERERLFGGNVQSAAPPSLSSSFSTVTTSIDGVSFSEGDLLLQALNGFVLVVTAEGYVFYTSPTIQDFLGFHQSDVVHQSVFELIHADDRALFRRQLHFSFDSDADGSESPSEQNSADISTNVVAYDLQTIPPENSSFLERNFCCRFRCLLDNSSGFLALNFRGRLKFLHGQNRVSENGSLVPPQLALFAIATPLQQPSILEIRTKTLIFQTKHKLDFTPIGIDGRGKIVLGYNEVEISMKGSGYSFIHAADMMYCADKHLRMMRTGETGFTFFRLLAKDRRWVWVQSNARLLYKDGRPEFIVARQRALTNEEGEEQLRLRQLQLPFNFATGEAQLYDLPLSLENLDVPDLCSAPKLRKTEGEPSNSSSLLDCLRSQGRAAYCKHENPNGMSSLSDVAFQDSHATVSIPQELQPEPAAGVPLLRMDPTIQDMVETLEQLFGDADLIEAVDVGPEELQSWENSLMNFTAGSQVFQDDMNDLLSSDILTYVAEQLQIEGGLAFPNPLDKIQNHNPELAGQHDFSWPVQTQNQNQIQNQIQNPIQNQIQIQNQNQNQIQIQIQPAPLSGTAKLSHLDFPPMTSAGFNGLPVPVPSSLQLSSSSNMTFNPSCRQRQVFKSSPTELMDPDQNTGGTVNPVFIFKGSQRGESGPAQNFVEPYAPNISSGADIQLPLSGFQPNPTILNPFRTPEPGPFPDHLDCMFRTAAAPLPNGVHHDQARTDPDSFQMPAKATCRYQPLPAGGAVVAALPSHKEPPLTYQMDNRPIVGKGGFPFTSLPNGKTCLTQNK from the exons GCCCAAGCCACCTCCGCCCGACGGCGCCAAGTCCAACCCGTCCAAACGCCACCGGGACCGCCTCAACGGAGAGCTGGACAAGCTCACCAGCCTGCTGCCGTTCCCGGAGGAGGTGCGGGCGCGACTTGACAAGCTGTCGGTGCTGCGGCTCAGCGTCGGCTACCTCAAGGTCAAGAGCTTCTTTAATG CCGTCATGACAGCCGGCCCGAACGGCTCCAGCTGGAGCAGCGAGCGGGAGCGGCTGTTTGGAGGAAACGTCCAGAGCGCCGCGCCGCCGtcgctctcctcctccttctccacgGTGACCACCTCCATCGACGGAGTCAGCTTCTCTGAGggagacctgctgctgcag GCGCTGAACGGCTTCGTGTTGGTGGTGACGGCTGAAGGTTACGTCTTCTACACGTCGCCCACCATCCAGGACTTCCTGGGCTTCCACCAG TCGGACGTCGTCCATCAGAGCGTGTTTGAGCTGATCCATGCAGACGACCGCGCGCTCTTCAGACGCCAGCTTCACTTCTCCTTCGACTCCGACGCCGATGGATCCGAGAGTCCCA GTGAGCAGAACAGCGCTGACATCAGCACCAACGTGGTGGCCTATGACCTCCAGACCATCCCTCCTGAGAACTCGTCCTTCCTGGAGAGAAACTTCTGCTGTCGTTTCCGCTGCCTCCTGGACAACTCGTCTGGCTTCCTG GCTCTGAACTTCCGCGGCCGGCTCAAGTTCCTCCACGGTCAGAACCGGGTGTCTGAGAACGGGTCGCTGGTTCCGCCTCAGCTGGCTCTGTTCGCCATCGCAACGCCGCTGCAGCAGCCGTCCATCCTGGAGATCCGCACTAAGACGCTCATCTTCCAGACCAAACACAAGCTGGACTTCACGCCCATCGGCATCGATGGCAG AGGGAAGATTGTTCTGGGTTACAACGAGGTGGAGATCAGCATGAAGGGTTCAGGCTACAGCTTCATCCACGCCGCCGACATGATGTACTGCGCCGACAAGCATCTACGAA TGATGAGAACCGGAGAAACCGGCTTCACCTTCTTCAGACTGCTGGCCAAAGATCGGCGCTGGGTCTGGGTCCAGTCCAATGCCCGGCTGCTCTATAAGGACGGGCGGCCAGAGTTCATCGTGGCGCGGCAGCGAGCGTTGAC GAACGAGGAGGGGGAGGAGCAGCTGCGCCTGCGCCAGCTGCAGCTGCCCTTCAACTTCGCCACCGGTGAGGCGCAGCTGTACGATCTGCCGCTGAGCCTGGAGAACCTGGACGTCCCGGACCTCTGCTCCGCGCCCAAACTCCGGAAAACGGAGGGAGAACCCAGCAACTCCAGCTCCCTGCTGGACTGCCTGCGGAGCCAGGGCCGCGCGGCCTACTGCAAGCACGAGAACCCCAATGGCATGAGCTCGCTGAGCGATGTGGCGTTCCAGGACTCGCACGCCACCGTCAGCATCCCCCAAGAGCTGCAGCCGGAGCCGGCGGCCGGCGTGCCGCTGCTGCGCATGGACCCCACCATCCAGGACATGGTGGAGACGCTGGAGCAGCTGTTCGGCGACGCAGACCTGATCGAGGCGGTGGACGTCGGGccggaggagctgcagagctgGGAGAACTCTCTGATGAACTTCACCGCCGGCAGCCAGGTGTTCCAGGACGACATGAACGACCTGCTGAGCAGCGACATCCTGACCTACGTGGCAGAGCAGCTGCAGATTGAGGGCGGCCTGGCCTTCCCCAACCCACTGGACAAGATCCAGAACCACAACCCGGAGCTGGCTGGGCAGCACGACTTCAGCTGGCCCgtccagacccagaaccagaaccagatccagaaccagatccagaacccgatccagaaccagatccagatccagaaccagaaccagaaccagatccagatccagatccagccGGCGCCTCTCTCTGGGACGGCCAAGCTCAGCCACCTGGACTTCCCTCCCATGACTTCTGCTGGGTTCAACGGCCTGCCGGTTCCGGTTCCGTCTTCCCTTCAGCTGAGCAGCTCCTCAAACATGACCTTTAACCCTTCGTGTCGTCAGCGCCAGGTATTTAAAAGCAGCCCTACAGAGTTAATGGACCCGGACCAGAACACGGGCGGAACCGTCAACCCGGTGTTTATCTTTAAAGGCTCCCAGAGGGGCGAGTCCGGCCCAGCCCAGAACTTTGTAGAACCGTACGCCCCAAATATTTCAAGCGGCGCCGACATTCAGCTGCCGCTGTCCGGGTTCCAGCCTAACCCCACCATCCTGAACCCCTTTAGAACCCCTGAGCCTGGCCCGTTCCCCGACCACCTGGACTGCATGTTCAGAACCGCCGCCGCACCGCTGCCCAACGGCGTCCATCACGACCAGGCCAGAACCGACCCGGACTCCTTCCAGATGCCGGCCAAGGCCACCTGCCGCTACCAGCCGCTGCCTGCGGGCGGCGCTGTGGTGGCGGCGCTGCCATCGCATAAAGAGCCGCCGCTGACCTACCAG ATGGACAACCGTCCCATCGTTGGGAAGGGAGGATTCCCCTTCACCTCGCTGCCCAATGGGAAAACCTGCCTGACACAGAACAAATAG